tatcttttctttttctcggtttggtagacatgtccttcacatagaaaacctgcgccacatcattggttaggacgaatggttcgtttgtgtacccaagattgttcaaatCCGCTGTTGTCATTCcgcactgtgggtctacctgtaccctgcctcctgatagattgacccatttgcactgaaacaaagggaccttaaaattatgcccgtagtcaagttcccatatgtccactatgtaaccataatatgtgttaaTTCCCCacctggttgctgcatcaaagtggacacctctATTTTGGttagtgctcttttgatcttgggcgatcatgtaaaatttttcagaatgtttttgttcaaaattttaaaagttagacaacttttaaaaaaatgttcggaatttcaaaaattgttcgcaattttaaaaaaatgttcatgaatttctgaacatatttgttttatattttctttttcaaGTTTACTTTTATTTTCGAACTTGTTAAAAAATTTCAAATATTTGCTCGGAATTTTTAAAAATAATTCGTTTGAAATTTatgcacaaattcaaaaaatgttcgtgtttcaaaaaagttcagaatttcaaaagatgtttgtgatttcaaaagtttgttcataatttcaaaaaatgttcttgttttcaaaatttgttcataaattcaaaaaaaaatcggggtgcttcaaataatgtttgcaatttcaaaatttgttcggaaTTTTAAAAAAACTTCCCGTTTTCAATACAACTGTTCAAAAAAATGGTCCTGTTTTAAAAACACTCGTCCTTCTAAAAAAGAAATCGCATTTTTTAAGGAAATGTTTTCGTTTTTCCCGAACATGTTTTCATATGTGAACGCACCTTTGAGTTCTTATAACGTTCGCGCTACTTACAATCAGTTAGACCTGTCCAGTCCAATGGTggggcgaacattttttgaatttacaaACATTTTTAGGAAAACAACTATTTTTCGAATTTGAACGTTTTTTAAAGaaagaactttttttaaaaaattgttcatatatttgaacaatgttaacatttttcaaaaattgtttgggaATATAGAAAAAGGTTATGTTTCGGTATTTTGTTCAggcattcaaaaattgttcgtgtttcCAGATTTTGTTCTAGAAATACAACTATATATgtcattttaaaaaaaattcctgttTTGAAATTttcttcacaaattcaaaaaagttcatgtttTGAAAATTTATTCGCAAATTCAAAAACAATTTGTGTTttattttttgttcacaaattcacaaatgttcatgttttcaatttttgtttgcaaattcaatttttttaggatttttagaaTTGTTCtccattttgaatttttttctaaaaatcagAATACGTTCGTGATTtgtaaattttgttcacaaatttggaaAGTGTTCATGTTTACAGAAAAGTTCGAAAATTCatgtttttaaattttgttcaaaaaccaatattttatttcaaaaaatgttcccatttccaaaatttgttcacaaattcaaaaaatggtcACATGATTTTTTTTTCACAATTGGAATATGTTtgggaatttcaaaaaatattcctgtttacaaatcaaaaaatatattttcCTTTTCAAAGTTTGTTCACATATTCACAAAGTCTTCATGTTTCAAAATTGTTTGTTCGGAATTTCATGAATTGTTCCATTTTTCCAGATATTTGTTCAAAAAGTCAAAAAAGGTTTGTGGTTTCAACATTTGTTCAGAATTTCATAGTTTGTTCacgtatttgaaaatatattcctgTTGTTGAAAATGTGTTCAAAAATTCAGAGAATGCTTGCACATTGCCAACATATACACTTTCAAGAAGAAGTACACTTTTTTCAAATCACCTTCacaatttttttcttgtttttcaaAATGTTCACCAAATTTTCGAAATCtgtttgaaaattcaaattttgttcacatttccCTAAAAAATCTTTTTGTGTTTTCCAAATGTTTTCAATTTTAAAAAATCTATATGCTTTCCTAAATATTCTGATTTTGTTCACATGAACACTTTCCGAATTTGTTCACGTACATAAAATAACATTCAAGGGGGGATAATTGTTTTTGGAAAATGTGAGTTTCCTAAAAAGAATTCACAGATCTGAAAAGTAGTTTAGTTTCTAAAAATATTCCCGTTCTGAAAAAGTGTTTCAgtttgaaatttaaaaaaaattgaatttgcaGCTAGCTGTCTGTTCTTATACTTTGGCGCTGATAAATAAACCAGGAACCACGCCGGCTCACTTGGCTAACAACGCTAGCATATGTCTAGCAGATCCTGTGTTCGAATCCAAACGTGTCGAATAGGAGGTCCTGCCTCCGCCAATGGTCGCACTGGCTGTCATGCAGCAAGTGTTGGAGCTGCCCTCCGGCGACACGAACACCGGACGGAAGGAGACAAACTCGACACGAACTTGAGCACCCGAGTTTTTTCGGCAGCAAACGCCTCGCCGCGCACACTTCGTTTTTTTACAGCTCAAACTGGAACGCATACATAAAGACCGACATACGGTGAGCGCACATACGCTCTCAGGAGGATACAGATGTGTTTGATTGCCTGCATATGGCCCAGTCTGGCCCGTGCAGGAAGAAGTTGGCCCGTTTGGTTGCATGCGTTTAATGTGCGGCTCGCATCGCACGAAACTTAAAGCAGGTCCAGGCCAGGCCGAGGGGAAACGCCCGAATCAGCAGTAGCTCACGAGCCTGGCTCGGGGGAGGCAGGGTAGGGCGACACGCTTCTCTCCTCGTGTGAGCAGGGAGATGGCGCGAGCTCGCCGATGTCGCGAAAAAATCGGCGGGAGGATTTCGGCTCACCTCCCGCCAAGTCCACCCCTATTTAGCCCCTCCCTCACCGCCCCAACTCCCGCTACCATTCTCCCTTTGTTCGAGCTTTCTATCGATGCGTATCGGCACCGACGAGCAGGTAAGCGGTGCATCTTCATCGGCCGGCGGTCCACGACGTCGGCGCTCCTTCACCGGGCGGCGTTGATCTTCCACGACCGTCCCCCCTCGTCCTCAAGCTGCAGCCATGGCCTTTGTGAGTTCAATCCCCCTTTCTCTCTGTTCCTTCTAGCTAGATCTGAGCTGCAGCTAGGGTTTGATCTAGATACATGGTTGATTAGTGGTCTGATCTGTGAGCTGATATGGTTGATTGCTATGCTATGGTTGCAATTAGTGGTTGGGctagatgttcaagcatgtggtaggctagattagtagtagagtttgaagttgaaccttgtgcttgtgttgaTTCGTAGCTTAGATTTGTGCTTTGTAGCTATTGGTGGTCCATTTATAGCATATGCTATTTGCTGTAGATGTATGTTCGTGCTCATAGATTGTCTGGTATGCTTAATATGATAGCGATGAACCATATGTGCTTAGTATGATAGTGATAAAGCATGTGCTTGCTATGATAGTGATGAACCGTGTACATGTATGCTTCCGCTTATTGTCAATGCGTGCTACGATTGTAGGACATGATCACGTAGACGCAAGATCTTAGTCAGGCCCTTGTCCTATCCGACAACCAGTTTGCTCCACAGGACTCGCAGCCTATGTCCGAGATGGCACCTGATTCAGAGATGTTCGCATCTAATTCCCTCTATGTGCTAGTAGTGCTCGTTCATTCAACGCCTGCTGGAACTTCTGCTGCCGCTGCACTAAAGGTAGCAGCAAcaaaggcaaagaaggatggtaggtcgaacaagatgaagtggcagccgttcatgtccacgttcgtgctgaacaagatgtgtgagctcatctctagtggagttagtactgacaagggcttcaaggaggtgcacttgaacaccgCTGCGAAGCAGGTGTTCAAGTTCTGTGGGAAGGAGGTGCCTGccacccaggtgtacaaccacctgaGAAAGTGGAGAGgtcgatggatccaagtgtccaagctgagagaccttagcgacgcctcatgggatgagaacacttTCTCCATCGCtctggaggcagagcactacgCCGACCATGTCTCGGTTAGCTCACATCCCTCTTCCTTTTCATATTGTCCATCATTGCCTATTCCTAATCTCAACTAACAACACttgtgtttcattcttaggaccacccaagggacgctgagttcctcaacacacccatCCAGAACTACAACCAGATGCAACACATCTTCTCCTTTGGGCTGGCAACTaggaagcatgccatgggctcgggGGGAGCATCTTGGTTCTTCCATGCCAGAGTCCCCTGGGACCCCAGACGTTGAGGTCCTTGATGGTCCTGACAAGCACTTTGAGCCCTTCGACAAGCCATTTGACCCCGTCCATGATAGAAACAGGAAGAGAGGGggcctgatggaggaggagatcaatgtcttttgcaGCATGACTGGGGCAGTGAAGGAGGTGGCAACAACCATCAGGGAGTGCAAGCCCCTCGACGTCCACCGTGACCTGTATGACGCTGTCATGACCCAGGGTGGCTTTAGCGACGAGGCTCTCATGGTAGCTCTCAGCCACCTGCTTGACAACAAGgcccagggtgttgggttcgttgccATGGCAGACGGGCATAGGGTgctgtggctcaggagctggctgggcaagcactactactagagtagtgctGCATGTGAGCGTGCATGATCCGCGACGGCGAtagcggtggcggcgacggcgacgatgatgatgacaacgTACATTTTGTGTAGTTGGGGCTGAAAAACAATTTAATGGTCTGTATATTTTGATGAGGTtgtatatactaacccctcacgctgatggtgaacttgcggtggtaggacgacaccctcttttggatattgtggtaggttaacaccaaggtagtgctaggttgaacttgctatgccgtatgatcatgcatgctttacttctcttctgctccattgttgtttgtatgcaactttgcttgctacttgtgtgcttcattgatttgctgcttcaactcttgctcttgtgcattgctagggcAAGTGGTATGCCGTGTTCATCAGTAAGGCTCCAGGGGTTTATAGTCCATGGGAATAAGCCAATGCACAAGTGGCATCATATAGCAATTGCAGCCATAGAGGGTTCAAGACTAGGCAGGCAGCAGAACAAGCTTACTCCTACTGGGTGCGAAAGCACGGAGGCAGCAGTATTGACAGTGGCAATGTTGGAGGTGTCAAAGTGGAAGGTCCTAAGGTGAATCGTCAGTTTGGTTGAaactgaagaacttcatcatcttcgcccAGTTCATCGTCATTGCTGTGTTGTGGCGTTGGTGTGCTAGGTGTGATCATTGTGGGTAAGCTCGCCAACTAGGATACAAGGTAAGCACAACATGTACGCCGTATGCAACCAAACGCCGTGTTCATGTGCCGCTTGggccaatgcaggcaaccaaataaagtgcacttgcgtattacctaatgcagggacactagatgcaggcaaccaaacaacttgtAGATGACGTATTAGGGCNNNNNNNNNNNNNNNNNNNNNNNNNNNNNNNNNNNNNNNNNNNNNNNNNNNNNNNNNNNNNNNNNNNNNNNNNNNNNNNNNNNNNNNNNNNNNNNNNNNNNNNNNNNNNNNNNNNNNNNNNNNNNNNNNNNNNNNNNNNNNNNNNNNNNNNNNNNNNNNNNNNNNNNNNNNNNNNNNNNNNNNNNNNNNNNNNNNNNNNNNNNNNNNNNNNNNNNNNNNNNNNNNNNNNNNNNNNNNNNNNNNNNNNNNNNNNNNNNNNNNNNNNNNNNNNNNNNNNNNNNNNNNNNNNNNNNNNNNNNNNNNNNNNNNNNNNNNNNNNNNNNNNNNNNNNNNNNNNNNNNNNNNNNNNNNNNNNNNNNNNNNNNNNNNNNNNNNNNNNNNNNNNNNNNNNNNNNNNNNNNNNNNNNNNNNNNNNNNNNNNNNNNNNNNNNNNNNNNNNNNNNNNNNNNNNNNNNNNNNNNNNNNNNNNNNNNNNNNNNNNNNNNNNNNNNNNNNNNNNNNNNNNNNNNNNNNNNNNNNNNNNNNNNNNNNNNNNNNNNNNNNNNNNNNNNNNNNNNNNNNNNNNNNNNNNNNNNNNNNNNNNNNNNNNNNNNNNNNNNNNNNNNNNNNNNNNNNNNNNNNNNNNNNNNNNNNNNNNNNNNNNNNNNNNNNNNNNNNNNNNNNNNNNNNNNNNNNNNNNNNNNNNNNNNNNNNNNNNNNNNNNNNNNNNNNNNNNNNNNNNNNNNNNNNNNNNNNNNNNNNNNNNNNNNNNNNNNNNNNNNNNNNNNNNNNNNNNNNNNNNNNNNNNNNNNNNNNNNNNNNNNNNNNNNNNNNNNNNNNNNNNNNNNNNNNNNNNNNNNNNNNNNNNNNNNNNNNNNNNNNNNNNNNNNNNNNNNNNNNNNNNNNNNNNNNNNNNNNNNNNNNNNNNNNNNNNNNNNNNNNNNNNNNNNNNNNNNNNNNNNNNNNNNNNNNNNNNNNNNNNNNNNNNNNNNNNNNNNNNNNNNNNNNNNNNNNNNNNNNNNNNNNNNNNNNNNNNNNNNNNNNNNNNNNNNNNNNNNNNNNNNNNNNNNNNNNNNNNNNNNNNNNNNNNNNNNNNNNNNNNNNNNNNNNNNNNNNNNNNNNNNNNNNNNNNNNNNNNNNNNNNNNNNNNNNNNNNNNNNNNNNNNNNNNNNNNNNNNNNNNNNNNNNNNNNNNNNNNNNNNNNNNNNNNNNNNNNNNNNNNNNNNNNNNNNNNNNNNNNNNNNNNNNNNNNNNNNNNNNNNNNNNNNNNNNNNNNNNNNNNNNNNNNNNNNNNNNNNNNNNNNNNNNNNNNNNNNNNNNNNNNNNNNNNNNNNNNNNNNNNNNNNNNNNNNNNNNNNNNNNNNNNNNNNNNNNNNNNNNNNNNNNNNNNNNNNNNNNNNNNNNNNNNNNNNNNNNNNNNNNNNNNNNNNNNNNNNNNNNNNNNNNNNNNNNNNNNNNNNNNNNNNNNNNNNNNNNNNNNNNNNNNNNNNNNNNNNNNNNNNNNNNNNNNNNNNNNNNNNNNNNNNNNNNNNNNNNNNNNNNNNNNNNCACAACAACATGGCACGAGTTcaaacaaagaaaagaaacaagatccaaagCGAAAATAGCAAGTAATATGGTTTTGAACAGCAGATCAGCCCCCAAGGAACTAAGAAGATATTGAATTAATGGCACAATTTTTTTTATTTCAGCACTGGGTACACCTTTTTTACTGAGCTCACTTGTTCAAACTCCAGGAGAGGGGAGACCCGCCAAAATCCAGGTCTTCCGAGTATTACAGAAATTTTATTTAATTAGTAGGAGAATACATGCATTTGACACCTTGGATCAAAACAAACTTAAATAGTTCTAAAAAAACATAAAGGGGTACCACCTAGATAACAAGAATTCCTTTTGGTCGTGTCTTCAGCTCACTTCCTCCAAGCTCAAACTTGTTTGCCTGAATGCCTTTGAGTGCCATCTCAACTTGCCTCATGGTAGGCCTCTCCTCTCCTCTTAACTTTatacatgatgcagcgagagcagcTACTTCTTCAACTTCACTACCTCCCTCCTCTACAATTTGGGAATCTAGTATGTCAACTAGTTTGCCTTCCTCTAGGAGTTCAACAAATTGTGCAACAAGTCCATCACCTTCTGAGGTTCTATACATGATTGGTATCTTCCTCGTAAACAACTCCAAAAGTAGGATTCCGAAGCTATAAACATCGCTCTTTTCTGAGAGCCGCCCGGCGTAGTAGTACATAGGATCTAGATATCCTATTGTTCCTTGGACTGCTGTTGCGGTTCTCCCTGACTGGTCGATAGGAATGTACCTTGAAGCACCAAAGTCTGATAGTTTTGCCGTGAAAGCATCATCAAGAAGTATGTTAGAAGATTTGATGTCTCGGTGTATTACAGGAACTGAAACAGCAGAATGAAGGTAAGCAATAGCTCTTCCTACTTCACATCCGATCCTTAGCCTGTCACCCCAAGATATTGATTTTGGTGAGTCATTATGAAGATGATCACCAAGGGTTCCATTGGAAATAAATTCGTATGCCAAGAGTGGGACTTCTGTCTCGAGACAACAACCATGAAGCTTGACAATATTCCTATGGTTGATTTGTGATAGTATGGCAACCTCATTTATGAACTCATCAATTTCTCTCTGGACCATAATATTTGACTTTTTGATGGCCACAACATGCAAGTCTGACAATATTCCTTTGTAGATAGTACCATGCCCTCCGCCACCGAGCTTACGAGATTGATCAAAATTGTTTGTGGCCTTCTCTATCTCCTTCATAGTGATGATCATCCTCTCACCGATGTCAGACCTTTGAGATACTAGCTGTTGCAATAGTTGTCCATGATTTTGATTGAAGAACTTCCGTTTCAACTTTTCAGCTCTATGATGCTCAAGCTTACGGATTATTAACAATCCACCTATAACCAAAAGCATGAGGGATGGGACGAGAGAAACGATGAGACCAATGATTAAACCTGCAAAAATGATTACTTATATGTTTGTTAATTTGATCATATAGCAAATTTGGCTCCCGTGGGTTATCACTGACTTCCTGCCGGTTGCAAAACGACTAGAGCTTTGAATTAAAACTGAAGGATGCATATTCTTAAGCACTGGCGGTCGTAGGAGTCAGATGTTATGATGGCAAAGCTAGAAAATTAGACCATGCGTACACAAATTATacctatatatgtgtgtgtgtgtgtgcgtgcgcgcgcaCGTGCGTGTGTAGACCACTATTTTGGGTACCACTCGAAATTTCCTGATCCCGAGCGGTTACCGCTACCCCACGAAAAGCACTCATACCGAGCAAAAAAATTCgagtttgaaaattttgaattcaaactcGGACCTAGTTAAATACAAGGCATCTCTGATGTAGCAACATTACGTGTCATGGCGTAGTGGCAAAGGCATGCTCTCTGGAGCTGCGAGACACGGGTTCGAGTGCCACACTTGTGCTTTTCTTTCTATTTTAGAatgcaaaagaaaaaaactaaaagttGTGAAATCCTGTGAAAGGCCAAGCATCAAACTCAAGATCTGAAAGATCGCGGCAACGGTTGGTGCCTGCTAAGAACGACTACGCTAGGATAGGATTACTTATCTTGAAGAGTTAAAATTTTATCTATATCaacttccaaatatttgaattcaaaacTTGATTTTAAATTTCGTCCAATTTTTTTTCAATATTTCGTGGTTACCGTGGTAACCATGAATTTCGGTGCCCCTCGAGAAAAAAGGACAGCTTGAGATTCAAAACCTTGGTGTAGACGGAGTGATTAGTACATATAAGttgcattttttaatttttttttcaataaGCACATTTTAAATCTAAAACAAACGCAGTAAATATGTTGTAGGTCTTAAGAAAAGTTTGCCACCTGTATTGCTTACGGGCCTGAGGCAGCCATTAGGCTGGCTAGCATTTCCTCCTCGTGCGCACCAGCAATTGAACGATCCTTGCGTATTGCGACACTCACCGAAACACCCATGGTCCTTTGCCTGCTTGCACTCGTCAATATCTATAAATAGCAAAAGAGGGGATCGATTAATCAAGAGACATGATTAATCATGCGCATGCATGGCTTAATTTTTCCACATTAGCTAAACCTCAATCGATTGACTTTAGCTAATGGGACAATCGATTTTGAGAGccatatgcatctttctgatgcagaggctggggtaaaaccctttttcgaaaaaaaaagaaaaaaaaaactaatggGACAATCGATTTTGAGATTCCGAAAAAATTTGCCGGAGGAAGGCCAGAGGGGAGGAAGTAGAAGAAAGGGGCTCGCCGGAGGGCTCCCCCAgtgtctatcttagggtttagggaggGGGCGGTGGTGGACGGTGgtggtgggaggtggtggtggggcggtggtggGAGGCTTCGCCAGAGAAAAAATGTGCGTGtgtggcctagagggatggctggggcggtGGAAGACTGGCGGTGGggggtggtttcggggagggcggggcggcgacgcGGCGCTCCTGCCGCAGGCGGCGGTGGCCGGTGGTCCGTAGGCGGGTGGATGAAGAAGACGACTCCGAGGTAGAAGAAGCAATGTGCAGTGTTTATTTTCCATCCAATGGTTGAAATGCATCGACCTGACCCAAATTCATTTTTCAAACGACTGACGTCTAGCCATTCCCTAATTTTTCTCTTCAGAAATGCAAGATGCGCTGGACTTCCGAGTCTCCCAAATACACTATTTTGCCTACTATGCTTCTAATATGCCAAAAATAGTTACAAAAACCAAGTTACTTTGATATGCCGCCTACCTCTTACTTTAGTTTGTGCAATCATTAAACGGATGTCGAATATACGTAGATAGGCACGTACCTTGGCATCCATCAGTGAGATAAGGGTTACCCTTGTAGCCAGGATTGCAGCCGCAAACGTACTGAGCTCCTTCAAAGGGGGTGCTGCAGTTGGTGTTGGCGCTGACGGAGGCGTTGCAGGTTCCGTCGTTGGGACATGCCCAGCCGAGGACCAGGGGAGCCAACAGATGATCATCCTTGTTGGCCTTGGATCCGTAAACGGAACGCTCGGCGCCTAGATTCATAAGATCAGCGGCCCGGTGCGGACCAAACCAACCTTCCTCGGCGATGAACGCGTAGACGGGTAGATTGTCGTTAATGGCGCTGCTCCCGTCGACCCGCTTGAGCTCCACGTCATAGGAAGCGAGGTACCAGAAGACCGGCGTAGTGCAGTAGCCGACCATATAGTTATTCTGGACGTCGTCGGCGGTGAGCACACCACTGCTGTTGCAGTGAGAGCAGCAGCCGGTGGTGTAGCCGTAGGTGCTGCTAGGAGACGTGAAGAGCAGCGTCACCTGCACGTTGCACCCCGTAACCACCAGCTTGGTGCTGGTCGGCGGCAGGAAGTACTGCCAGTGGTTGTCTCCGAAGCCCATAGACCTCACGGTACTGTGGCCGGTGTTGTTGATAGTGGCGTTGATGAAGACAGGGCGGCTGAGCCCACGAATCGTCCTGTTTTTCACCGAGATCTCCTTTACCTCGAAGTCTCCATGGTCGCCCAGGAGGAGCCGTGCTCCTCCTGAGCTCATATCGGTAGTGTTGCCATGGACGCAGTTGAGCTTGAAGCCTGGCGCCGCGGAGCACCTGTCCTGGCCGAAGCCGAACGGGTACGGCACGCTCACGTCGCCGCACCTCGTTTCGCAGCCGCGTTTCCCTATTGGGGCCGGTGATGCTGCTCCGCCGGCTACTACCACGAGTGCAGCTGTTGCCATCACCACCACCATCGGGAATGACAACGACATTGAGTATGATGGCTACTGCCTAGTGCCTACTGCTAATGTTCAGCGCACACTGCTGGCTCTAGCTTTTCTGCTTGAG
Above is a window of Triticum dicoccoides isolate Atlit2015 ecotype Zavitan chromosome 5B, WEW_v2.0, whole genome shotgun sequence DNA encoding:
- the LOC119310091 gene encoding putative wall-associated receptor kinase-like 16, producing the protein MVVVMATAALVVVAGGAASPAPIGKRGCETRCGDVSVPYPFGFGQDRCSAAPGFKLNCVHGNTTDMSSGGARLLLGDHGDFEVKEISVKNRTIRGLSRPVFINATINNTGHSTVRSMGFGDNHWQYFLPPTSTKLVVTGCNVQVTLLFTSPSSTYGYTTGCCSHCNSSGVLTADDVQNNYMVGYCTTPVFWYLASYDVELKRVDGSSAINDNLPVYAFIAEEGWFGPHRAADLMNLGAERSVYGSKANKDDHLLAPLVLGWACPNDGTCNASVSANTNCSTPFEGAQYVCGCNPGYKGNPYLTDGCQDIDECKQAKDHGCFGLIIGLIVSLVPSLMLLVIGGLLIIRKLEHHRAEKLKRKFFNQNHGQLLQQLVSQRSDIGERMIITMKEIEKATNNFDQSRKLGGGGHGTIYKGILSDLHVVAIKKSNIMVQREIDEFINEVAILSQINHRNIVKLHGCCLETEVPLLAYEFISNGTLGDHLHNDSPKSISWGDRLRIGCEVGRAIAYLHSAVSVPVIHRDIKSSNILLDDAFTAKLSDFGASRYIPIDQSGRTATAVQGTIGYLDPMYYYAGRLSEKSDVYSFGILLLELFTRKIPIMYRTSEGDGLVAQFVELLEEGKLVDILDSQIVEEGGSEVEEVAALAASCIKLRGEERPTMRQVEMALKGIQANKFELGGSELKTRPKGILVI